The genomic region CTTTGGTATCATCAGATGGATCGGTCAGGATCTCGTTCATTTCCTCATCAAAGAACCCACGTTTGTAGGCTATCTCAACTGGCACTCTGTGACTTTCCTCTGGGTCAATGATTCCACCTGTGGCAATCTGGGCTTCCAAGAGACGGATACCATGATCTTTCAGGATGAGCCCCTTTTTCATGGCCTGAAACAAGGAGATTGTATTGCCCGAATAAGGATCTCTATATCCAGTCACAGCTCTCTCTGCAGAGAGAAGCTTGTCTTTGAATTCTGGACCTACAATTCCCATTCTCACTGCTTCACTGACAGTCAGTTTGAGATTTTTGATTGGGTCAATGACAAAGGCAGTGGCTGCCTGGGCCTCAAGTAGCTCAAACGCAGTTCCTGGCCTAATCATGTTCTTCTTCATGGCCTGGTAAATTGATAGACGTTCCTTTGTGGACTCCAAAAACACACCAGCAATACAGCTGGTGCCTTCAAGGTACCTTGATAGCCTCTCGCTCACCTCCTCCACTGAAATAAGACCTTCATTCAGTTGGGTGACAGTCTCCTGATCGATAATTTGTGACCTGAGCAGCTCTTCCATTGTGATTTGTTTCCTGAGACCTTTGAATGTCAGCCTCTTGTCTCCCAGTGAGAGGAGTCGCAATCCACCATCTAACTTGCATCTCTTGAGCAGCTGTGAATATGGTAGTTTCTCATCTGTGACAGGGTCAACAAAACCTTTAACTTCACTAGCCAGTTTCTCATTGGTTTCCTTGTTGATATAGCCTCTTTGTATGGCAATGTCTGTTGGCAGATGGAATTGGAATTCAGGATCAATAATACCACCAGTGGCAGTCTGTGCCTCTAACATTTTCAGAGCATAATCCTCTGGAACAAGATCCTTCTTCATGGCCTGGAAAAGAGATATGATTTTCCCACTGTATGGATCTTTGTATCCTGTGACCGCTCTTTCTGCTGAGAGAAGTTTATCATGGATCTCAGGTCCAACAACACCTTTACGAACAGCTTCATCAACAGTGAGTGTCTCATTCTTTACTGGATCAACGAGGAATCCTGTCGCAGCTTGGGCTTCTAGGAGGTTCATGGCTACTTCTTGTTTAAGAAAACCTCTCTTCATTGCTTGGTATATGCTTACCTTGGAACTTGAGTCAGTTGTGACCCCAGCAACACAGCCTGTGCCGTAGAGATACTGTTTTACACTGGTCATCTCCATTATGTCGCGAATATTCCTCTTGCCCTGTTTAAGAAGGTTATATGTCTCCAAGTCGATGATGCGGGCATTGTAGAGCTCCTCAATAGTTATTCTTCTTCTCAAAGTCTTATATGACAGTGGACTGTCATTTCGAATTATCTCCCTCTGCTCCATTATctcaataataatgatgatcatCCTCTCTTTAGTGATTTTGCCAGAGCGATATTCATCCATTAGCTTCTGCCTCTCCGATTCTGGAATCATATTTGAATTCATGACATCCCAGAGGTTCAATGGTTTATCAGCAAGGCCTTCAATTGGAATATCAATCTGGGTGTCGGTCAGGTCACTCTCCGTTTGTTCCTCGGTGTAGAGGTATGTCTTCTCCACAACAGTTGGCGACTGAGGTTTGGAGAGTGGGAGGATGTACAGGCCAGTCTCTGGATCtctttgacatttgtttttaagCTGTCTATAGGTTGCATTCTCGTCACTTTCTGGGTCTGAGAAAGCCTTATTATCATCAGTTGGTTCAGATAGGGTCTTTGCAACTGCTTTGCTGAAAATGTTCTTCTGATATGCAACATCATCTGGGACACGATGGCTATTTACAGGGTCAATGATTCCTCCGCTAACCATTTGTGCCTCCAACAGTGGCATGGCGTGCTCTTTTAGGATGAGATCTTTCTGCATTGCTTCAAACAGGGAAATTTTGCTTCCTGTGAATGGATCTTTATAGCCAGTGACAGCTTTTTCTGCAGAGAGGAGTTTTTCATGTAGCTCTGGACCAACAAGGCCTGACTTCACTGCCTCATCTACTGACAGACACTGGTTCCTCACTGGATCTACAATGAACCCAGTTGCAGCTTGGGCCTCAAGAAGTGAAAGCCCTGTGGTATGTCTGAGGAGCTTTTTCTTCATAGCCTGATAAAtgcttattttctcttttgttagCTCAAGGCAGATTCCAGCAATGCTATCAGATCCCTTGAGGTATTTATTGATGTCGGGATTCTTTTCAGTGACTTGTTTAGGTGTTGTTTTGCCTTGTTGAATGAGCTCGAAGGTTGGTTTGTCAATAATTTTGGAATCATACAGGGAGACTGCAGGGACAGGGGCTCTGAGTCCCTTGAAGCTGGACTGTTCTTGTTTTTTGGCCTCTTTGTCATCCACAATTGTGACAACAATTTTGATGATCCTTTCAATTGTAATCTTTCCAGACCTAAACTGTCTGAGGAGGTCAAGCCTTTGTTCCTCAGTGAGATATTCAGAGTTGATGATTTCCCAGATGGTCATCTTTCTGCCTTTAAATGGTCCAGAGTCAATCTCAACAGTGGCCTGAGTCATAGCCTCTTTTGTCTGGGCTTCGGTGTATGATGGCTCCTCCTTTGCATTGATTGCTTCatcagaaagaggaagaagctggAGACCAGTTTTCTCGTCAGTGACACATCTCTTGAAGAGCTCTGAGTAGGTGACCTTTTCTTTAGTGTTGGGGTCAAAGAAGCATTTAGTTTCATCAGTGGGACTGCTCAAAacctgtttcatttcatcatcaaaatAATTTCTCTTGCAGGCAATATCATGTGAAATGCGATGGCTTTTTACAGGATCAATGATGCCACCGGTGGTCATTTGGGCATCGAGTAGTCGGATTCCTTGTTCCTTAGGTATGAGATCCTTTTTCATTGCTTGATAGAGAGAAACAGTTTTTCCAGTGTAAGGATCTTTGAAACCTGTGACAGCTCTCTCTGCAGACAGGAGCTTTTCATGCAGCTCAGGACCAACAACACCTGCTTTGACAGCTTCATCAACTGTGTACTTCTGATTCTGTACAGGGTCAACCACATAGCCTGTTCCTGCTTGGGCCTCGAGCATAATCAAGGCAGGCCCCTGCCTCATTATATCATTTTTCATGGCTTGATAAAAGGACATTGTCTCTTTGGTTGAGTCAGTCACTACACCTGCAATGCAATTTGTCCCTTTCAATGCTTTATGGACATGCTCCATTTCAGACACCTCTTTGACTGTCTTTTTGCCCTTGTTTAATTTGTTGAACAGGTCTTTATCAATGATTTTGGATTCCAGAAGCTCAGCGGCAGGGACAGGTGCTCTCAGACCATCAAAAGtaatttccttcttcttctccttctcctctgcaaCTGTAATCACTATCTTAATGATCTTTTCAATTGTGATTTTGCCGGTCTTGTATTGCCGGAGGAGGTCCTTCTTCTGGTCCTCAGTGAAGTACTCAGAGTTTATTATTTCCCAAATGGTGACTGTCTTTCCCTTGAATTTTCCAAATGGCACCGACACAGTTGTGTTGCTGAACACATCCTTGGTCTCCTCCTCAGTGTATATGCTTGAGCACTGAGCAGCTTTGTCTGTGATTGGCAGGAGTAACAGACCGGTGTCGGGGTCAGTGACACATCTCGCCATTAGCTCAGAATACGTCAAAGGTTCCTGAGTGCTGGGGTCAAAGTATCCCTTTTGATCCTCTGAGGGGTTTTCCATAACCttattcatttctgcatcataTTGTCCCTGCTTGTAGGCGATTTCATTTGGTACACGGTGACTATTGATAGGGTCAACGATGCCACCAGTTGCAAGCTGGGCCTCAAGGACTCTGATGGCATGATCATGCTCTGTGAGACCCTTCTTCATAGCTTCAAAGAAAGAGATCTTCCCACCAGTATATGGGTCTTTGTAACCAACAACAGCTCTCTCAGCTGAAAGCATTTTGTTGTGCAGTTCCGGGCCAATCAAACCCTCCTTAACAGCCTCATTAACAGAAAGTTTCTGATTTTGAATAGGATCTAACATATAACCTGTAGCCGCCTGTGCCTCAAGAAGGATCAAGGCTGTGCCTGGAGTAATCTTTTTCTCTTCTGATGCTACATAGATGGACATTTTTTGCTTAGATGGTGTCAAAACACCGGCAATGCAATTCTTTCCTTTCAGAATTACTTTAAGTTTTTCGGTTTCACCAAGCTCTTGAGCAGTGGTTTTGCCATTTTTCAGGTTGTCAAAGTCCTTTTTGGGTAAAAGGCCAATTTCATGAAGTCTGCTTGCAGGTACCTTATCTCGAATACCATCAAAGGCTAATGGATCTGGTCTCTTTTCTACACTGTCTACCACATCGCTGGCATTTCTGCCATTGTAAACTGTACTTATTGTCTTAACTACTGTTACAGATTCTTTGGTGACTTGATCTTTTTGTGCGTCTTCAAGCTGCTGGAGCTTATCACGCAATTTCTGGTTTTCCTCTGCGAGAATCCTTTCCTGCTCTAGTCTCTGATTTTCCAGGTCCTGCATTTCTTTCTGCTTGCTAAGCATTGAGGTCTCAGCCTCTTTCTGCCTATTTAGGGCTGCATCCATGGTAGCCTggagtttcttcttctcctcctccatctgctgTCTCTGGCGCTCCTGTTCATCCTTGAGGGCCTTGGCCTTTTTGACCTCTTCTTCAAACTGGCTCTCCAGCTTCTTTTTCTGGTCTTCAATTAGTTTCTCCTTCTTCAACAGCATTTCCTTCTCAGTCAGGAATGACTGCTGAAGCACTGTTTTCTCGTGTTCCATTTGTTTCTGCTGTGCATCGGCGATCTGATAGAAAAGCAAGAGAAAACAAGTTACAATAGGTTTTTGGCTGAAGCacataattaattatttaaaaaatatgtacaaTTTGTGTATAATTTGTAATGGATAAAACTTGCACAATGCACTATGCTTATGCAATTAGAGATCAGAAATATTCACCAGTTGaagttatatatacatttttcaatttcTCAATGTATATTTACGCAAAATACTACTGAACCAATTTTTTACAACATTTTGTGGAGGCGTGGGGCATGAGCGAAGGACATTCAATTATTGAGCAGGTCCTGAAAAAAAGTGTGTTTCCAGTAATGATTCTCTCCTTGGTTTAACATGGCCATATAGGTCTGGGCAGAGACATGCCCTATCTGAGCttctgaaaatatttaaattttctaGCATCCCAAGATTTAAGATTTATTATTGTACTGCAGTATTCTTTGTATTTCTGactacataaatatatatatatatatatcatgaatcgaaatatttaaatgttatttctaAAATATCTTATAAAATGTTACGGTAAAACCAAattcatttacaccatgttactgtcctctgatatcctcttCCAGAGAGGAGTTCACGCCTGGACCACagcggacatttaggctaaaaacatggaaTAAATTATCTTGTTTCGcgtcgaatttgaatgtcagggcatacagacaccacaggagcagtatggaggcctgttatgtttttattctgtagtttgtttacgtttgaagaattgGTCACTATTTACTTCAATTTTTTGGGATTTGGCtccaacactgtttacccctgaaactccaaaaaggTTTTGTGGTCtcgaacacttcacccacccctcaatCGCTATAGTGGTGAGTATTTTTTTACATGCATTTCAATGTGAATATAGTCAGCAACCTTCAGCGACCTTCCtggaaattatatttatatttaacttcTTTTGTATGTAAAGTATATGTAATAATACTCACATTTAAACCTTCAATCTCTAAAACATTGTGCAGGCCTGGATCTAGACTGCTCAGATTGGGAGGGGCTATTAGACATCAGGGTAGGACAACTTTTGACAACAGTGGACTTTGTGTTGAGAGTTTTTCCAAGTTTTAAAGAACGCGCCTCAATAGGAAATTCAACCAAGCCATTGTATAAtgtaaatattgaatataaCAATAATACTACTAAAAGTGATTATTTTTTACACTTGCCACACACAGACTAGTGCAACCAAACTGTTTTATGCCTGCACGGAAGCACACATTCAGGTGAAGAGATCCAGTGAGGAAGCTATGAATGGACGCTGCTGTaattaaacacaacactgacgaTTATTTAATGAAACAGGTGTCATTGGTTTAAATATGTTACAAAAGAAGTTCAACAGCCAAGTTTAATTTTTTAGATGAACAAACTGTGAACAACTGGAGACTTTGGCTTGGCTGTCCTTTAAGTagcacctgaaggcagcactAATAATAATGAACGTTTGATCAATCTGTGCTTTTTATGAATGGATATCGGATCATTCAATTGAAGATCAATTTTAATCAAAGTATAGTTTAAAACCAATTTGGTTGGCAGAGTAGAAATTTGGGTGGGCATTGCCCCAGCCGACTTCTAGATCCAGGCCCGACATTGTGTTACCTACTGTAATCTGCAAAAACTTAGTTgagtacaaaataaaacattcctACAACTTTTTGGCAGCTCTGCCTATCGAAAGGTTACACTTGACTTCAACTGATTCACAGAACttagaaaatatagaaaaaatattTGGTCAGTTCagaaaaatcccccaaaaattaTCTCTGGATTTCAAAGCAATGGGACCAGCAACGTGACAAAATAGTGAATCATTGAAGCAATGGCCCTCTGAGTAGAGCGGCTCTACATGTATGGAGATTCTTTGGTAAATTATTCAGCATATGTTTAGACTTTTCACTAAATTGGTTGAGGATTGTCATAGTTTTCAGCCATTTTACCCTATTGTAAATAATGAAAGGTTCATCTATTTTATGTACTGCAAGTTCTGAACCTGAAAGAAATATGAAGCATGTCTTAAAATGAGGAAACATTCCAGGGTATGAGGGGACATTCAAGATGTGATTTGCATGAGCACAGTgcactgtaaataaatacaatttcattCATAAAGATTCGATTTCATGTTTAGTAAAATAAGAGAAAGATATAGAGAAATTAAAGGAAAAAGAGTGTTAGTTTTCTGATAGAATTCACAATGACATAAGCTGCTTTGTTATGCCATTTTTGACACAATACCTCTTTAGACTTATATTGAAGTTCCTCAGCATCCTGTTTCAGTCTAGACTTCTCCTTCTCTAGGTCTGCGATTGCTTTTCGTAAATCATCAGCCTCTTTACTGGTATTAAGTCTGTCGACCGTCATTTTTTCCACGACTGTCATTTTTTCTTTGGTGGCTATTTCAGTCTCATGAAGACGAGCAGCAATTGTGTCAGCTTGTTTCCTGAATTTCTTTGCCTCCTCTTCAGCTTTGGCCTGGGCTTCACTGAGCTGAGAAACCTGAAGCTTGAGTTTTTCAGCTTCAGCTATTATCTCCAATTGCCTTTTCCTTTCCGCTTCAAGGGATTTCTGGTACTCCTCAGTTTCCTCTTCTAGACGCTGCTGCATTAGTTGTTTATCCTCCAGCAACTTTTGTGCCTGCTGTTGAGCCAAGTCCTTCTGCCTTTGGAGCATCTCTGCCTCAGCTTTAAGTTTAGATGCCTCTTGTATGGCCTGCATTTTCTCTTTGAGCATTTTCTCTGCAAGAGTTCTTTGATGATTTAGATCATCTTCTGCAATCTGTCTTAAGCGTGCAGCCTCTTTGGCTTCTACACTAAGTCTAGCAGCGTCCTCTGCAAGATTTTTCATAGTTTCAGCCTCTTCTTCAAGGAATTTTTGAGTGTTATCTTTATCTTTCTTGATGAGGCGCTGGTTTTCCTCCTCAATTCTGATTTTTAGTTTGAGAAGTTCCTCCATCTGAATCTTGACTTTGAAcaactcctcctccacctggcCCTTTTGTTTGACAGCATCATCAACCTCATCCTTCAAGCgctgcagctcttcatccaGGACAGATTTCTGATTATCAGTTTCATCAAGCTGAAGTTTAACCTTTGTGAGCTCTTGCTCCACTTGGAACTTCTGCTTTAATGTTTGCTCTGCCAATTTTTTGTGCTTAGCCATTTCAGCGTCGGCATGATGCTTCTGCTTGAGTGCTGAAGTTTCTGCTTGTGCTCGTTTGGCAGCTTCAAATTCTGCCTCCTTCCTCATTCTCTCAGCATCCTCTTGAGCTTTGGCTTGGATTGCAGCTTCCTGCTCAGCAGCTGCTCTTTGGCGTTCCGCTTCTTCTGCTTGCTGACGGAAGagagctgcctctctctctgccttctcCTTAGCAGCCTCTGCCTCCTTGGCAAGCTGCTTGGCTTTTTCATATTCATCCTTAAGCTTCTTTTTCGTGATGCTGTCTTCCTTCTGTTGAGCAAGGACACTTTGAACTTGCTGCTCAGCTGCATTGCATTTCAAGGACGCTTGTTGGGCTGCGACAATCTGTTTTTCAGCTTCTTCGTCAGCCTCATCTTTCTGCTTTCGGGCTAGTTCTGCTTTCCTTTTCAGACGATCCAGCTCATCCTGGGCTGTCTTGCATTGTCTGCCTGCCTCTTCTTCAGCAGCTGTAATCTTTTTAACCTTCTCTTCcgcttccctcctcctcctctcctcctcaaggGCAAGCTGTCTTAGTTTCTctgactcctcctctgctctgagctTGCTTTGCTGAGTTTCCTCTGCaatgtttttcagtttgtttagcTCTAGCTCCAGGTCAAGTTTTCCTGATGAAGCCTTCTCAAAGTTGAGCTTAAGAATTCTGATCTCTTCCTCTACAACCCGCCTCTGTTTGAGTGTGTCATCCACTATGGCCTTTTGTCTTTCCATTTCAGTATCAGAGGATTTCTTGAGTTGAATAATTTTTTCCTCAATCTCTTGCTTGTGCTGGTTGGCCTGGTCTTCCAGAGCTTTCCTCTGGTACGCCTCATCCTCAGCATGTCGCCGGAGCCTCTCATTTTCTGCCTCCTTCTCTTTCAGAGCAATTTCGGCTTCTGTTTTTAAACGAGTCGCGTCACTTATTGCAGCCAGCTTCTCTTTGAGAATTCTCTCAGCCTCTGCTCTCTGACGAGCAGCCTCTTCCTCAGCAACTTGTCTCTGGTGCTTGGCCTCCTCTGAAATGGCTCTAAGCTTGCTTGCCTCGTCAGCCAGGTCCTTCATCTTGGCGGCTTCAGCCTCAAGAAGTTGTTTGCTCTTCTCTGTGTTGGACATGGTCTCCTTCTCTGCCTTGGACTTGAGCTGAATGAGTATATCCATTTCACTCCTCACTTTGGCCAGTTCATCCTCCAGCAGTTTCCTCTGTTGTTGAGCTGCAACAACTTCATTCTTCAGGCGGTAGAGTTCATCTTCAAGGAGggatctctgctgctctgcattgTCAAAGTCTGCCCTAAGACGAATCAGTTCTTGTTCTGCAGTGAGTTTCTGTTGAGCTGTGCTCTCAGCaatctttctctgcctctccagctcttttTCGGCCATATCCTTCTGCTTCAGGGCTGAGTCTTCAGCTTTGGCTCTCTTCTTAGCCTCACGCTCAGcctcgtctttttgtttttcagcttcCTCTTGAGCAAGGCTCTTTTTGTGAGCTTCTTCCTCAGCCTGGAGTCTCAGGCGGAGGGCCTCATTTGCTTTCTGCCTCCATTTTTCAAGCTCTTTTTCGGCCTCTTCCCTGGCATCATCTGCATCTTCCTGTTGTCTCTTAAGATGTGCTGCTTGTTGTTGCAGCTGAAGGACAGCACCATGCTCCTGTTTGAGGGATTCCTCTAACTTTGAGGTCTTTTCCACAAAGGAGTGTTGTTTGCTCTGGAGCTCAGTGGCAGCAGTCTTCTGGGCTACCTCCTGAGCGACCTTTATTTGTCTTGCCTTTTCTATTTCTGCTTGCTTCACCTGCCTTTCGGCCTCCTCGGCCTGCCTCTTTAGATTTTCAAGGTCTTCCAGGGCTATTTGCTTTTGCCTGGCAGCTTCCTTCTCTGCTTCAGATTTCAGTTGGAGTTCCTCCTCTGCCATGCGCTTTTTCTGGGTCTCTTCCTTGACTTGTTTGCGGAGCTTCTCGGCTTCCTCTTGGGCAGCCTTCCTGAGTTTCTCAGCCTCGGCCGCTCTCTCACGAAGTTGCTTGAGCTCAGATTCTGCAGTCGATTTTTGATGTACAGTTGTCTCCAGCTGAATCCTAATAAGGTGGATTTCCTCTTCAATCTTGAGCCTGCTTTGGAGAGCTTCATCCACTTGTTGACTTTTGTCGTTGATCTGCTGCTCTGACATGTTTTTGAGCTCATGCAGTTCCAgctggatgttgtgtttttgtttttctgcatctaCAGCAGCATTTTCTCTCTTGCTTACTTCCTGCTGCATTTTGAGCTTCAGCTCCTGAGCCTCTTTCTCAGCTTTGGCAATGGCCTTTGCGTGACCTTCGGCTAACTGCTTCTGTTTGTCTAACTCGGCCTGCATCTTGgccatttttttctgctcttcCGCTTTGAGTTTCTCTGCAGCTTTCTGCATTAGTGGAAGCAAATGGTAAAGAAAGGATTAAAATCAAGCATGACAGGTTAAAGGTAACACTTTACACTAACCAGCTCTAAACAGTGTGGCTTTAAGTTGTAATTACTATAGTAATTACAGCTTAATCACACTGGAGCGATTtaatgtactgtattacccaggcaatgttaatgttaaaaaaattagCTCAAAGATCAATCACTAGATGCAAATTAGATGCACAATCATCACAGTTAT from Pleuronectes platessa chromosome 10, fPlePla1.1, whole genome shotgun sequence harbors:
- the LOC128448984 gene encoding plectin isoform X11, translating into MAMYEPAYLPPNAEEQDFIQAYENVREKYKDERDRVQKKTFTKWVNKHLIKSQHHVTDLYEDLRDGHNLISLLEVLSGDTLPREKGRMRFHKLQNVQIALDFLRHRQVKLVNIRNDDIADGNPKLTLGLIWTIILHFQVSIAIADIQVNGQSEDMTAKEKLLLWSQRMTDGYQGIRCDNFTTSWRDGKLFNAVIHKHCPRHIDMGKVYRQNNIENLEQAFNVAEREMGVTRLLDPEDVDVPHPDEKSIITYVSSLYDAMPRPAAHDGARGNELELRWQEYYELVTILQQWMRHHIMIFEERKFPASYEEIELLWRQFLKFKETELPVKETDKSRSKHIYQSFESAVQSGQLKVPPTYHPIDVEKEWGRLHVAILERERLLRTEFERLERLQRIVIKVQMESGVWDEQLSHLETLLQTDIRLLNAGKPAKHTAEVERELDKADKMIRLLFNDVQLLKDGRHPQAEQMYRKVYHIHERLVNLRSDYNLRLKSSVTISHTNLVSSQQSTMKLRPELDDVTLRYVKDLLAWVEENQRRIDDAEWGSDLPSVESQLGSHRGLNQTVEDFRSKIERARADESQLSPVSKVAYKEYLGKLDLQYAKLLNSSKSRLRNLDLLHSFVSSSTKELMWLNEKEEEDVNFDWSDRNTNMTAKKDNYSGLMRELELREKKVNDIQTLGDKLVRDGHPGKKTVEAFTAALQTQWSWLLQLCCCIEAHLKENTAYYQFFADVKEAQDKMRKMQETMKKKYSCDRSTTATRLEDLLQDAVEEKEELNEFKTMVTGLNKRAKSIIQLKPRNPTTPIKGKMPIQAVCDFKQQEITVHKGDECALLNNSQPFKWKVRNHSGHEAVVPSVCFIVPPVNKEAVDSVSSLDGGHQQMVTMWQMLHVDMKSMLSWQYLMRDFTQIRSWNITMLRTMKTEEYRLMMRNLELHYQDYMRDSQDSQLFGPDDRMQIEGDYTKSTQHFDNLLRSMEKGQKNESLCKNYISEIKDLRLHIEDCEAKTVARIRKPLDKEPLKECIQKTTEQKKVQVELEGLKKDLDKVTVRTQDVLSSPQQSASAPVLRSELELTVQKMDHAHMLSSIYLDKLKTVDMVIRNTQGAEGVLKQYEDCLRDVHTVPSDVKEVENYRSKLKKMRVEAESEQPVFDSLEEELKKASAVSDKMYRVHSERDTELDHYRQLLSGLQDRWKAVFTQVDLRQRELEQLGRQLGYYRESYDWLISWIADAKQRQETIQAVSITDSKTLKEQLAQEKKLLEEIEKNKDSVDECQNYAKAYIDTIKDYELQLVAYKAQVEPLTSPVKKSKLDSASDNIIQEYVTLRTRYSELMTLTSQYIKFITDSQRRLENEEKAAEKLKAEEQKKMAKMQAELDKQKQLAEGHAKAIAKAEKEAQELKLKMQQEVSKRENAAVDAEKQKHNIQLELHELKNMSEQQINDKSQQVDEALQSRLKIEEEIHLIRIQLETTVHQKSTAESELKQLRERAAEAEKLRKAAQEEAEKLRKQVKEETQKKRMAEEELQLKSEAEKEAARQKQIALEDLENLKRQAEEAERQVKQAEIEKARQIKVAQEVAQKTAATELQSKQHSFVEKTSKLEESLKQEHGAVLQLQQQAAHLKRQQEDADDAREEAEKELEKWRQKANEALRLRLQAEEEAHKKSLAQEEAEKQKDEAEREAKKRAKAEDSALKQKDMAEKELERQRKIAESTAQQKLTAEQELIRLRADFDNAEQQRSLLEDELYRLKNEVVAAQQQRKLLEDELAKVRSEMDILIQLKSKAEKETMSNTEKSKQLLEAEAAKMKDLADEASKLRAISEEAKHQRQVAEEEAARQRAEAERILKEKLAAISDATRLKTEAEIALKEKEAENERLRRHAEDEAYQRKALEDQANQHKQEIEEKIIQLKKSSDTEMERQKAIVDDTLKQRRVVEEEIRILKLNFEKASSGKLDLELELNKLKNIAEETQQSKLRAEEESEKLRQLALEEERRRREAEEKVKKITAAEEEAGRQCKTAQDELDRLKRKAELARKQKDEADEEAEKQIVAAQQASLKCNAAEQQVQSVLAQQKEDSITKKKLKDEYEKAKQLAKEAEAAKEKAEREAALFRQQAEEAERQRAAAEQEAAIQAKAQEDAERMRKEAEFEAAKRAQAETSALKQKHHADAEMAKHKKLAEQTLKQKFQVEQELTKVKLQLDETDNQKSVLDEELQRLKDEVDDAVKQKGQVEEELFKVKIQMEELLKLKIRIEEENQRLIKKDKDNTQKFLEEEAETMKNLAEDAARLSVEAKEAARLRQIAEDDLNHQRTLAEKMLKEKMQAIQEASKLKAEAEMLQRQKDLAQQQAQKLLEDKQLMQQRLEEETEEYQKSLEAERKRQLEIIAEAEKLKLQVSQLSEAQAKAEEEAKKFRKQADTIAARLHETEIATKEKMTVVEKMTVDRLNTSKEADDLRKAIADLEKEKSRLKQDAEELQYKSKEIADAQQKQMEHEKTVLQQSFLTEKEMLLKKEKLIEDQKKKLESQFEEEVKKAKALKDEQERQRQQMEEEKKKLQATMDAALNRQKEAETSMLSKQKEMQDLENQRLEQERILAEENQKLRDKLQQLEDAQKDQVTKESVTVVKTISTVYNGRNASDVVDSVEKRPDPLAFDGIRDKVPASRLHEIGLLPKKDFDNLKNGKTTAQELGETEKLKVILKGKNCIAGVLTPSKQKMSIYVASEEKKITPGTALILLEAQAATGYMLDPIQNQKLSVNEAVKEGLIGPELHNKMLSAERAVVGYKDPYTGGKISFFEAMKKGLTEHDHAIRVLEAQLATGGIVDPINSHRVPNEIAYKQGQYDAEMNKVMENPSEDQKGYFDPSTQEPLTYSELMARCVTDPDTGLLLLPITDKAAQCSSIYTEEETKDVFSNTTVSVPFGKFKGKTVTIWEIINSEYFTEDQKKDLLRQYKTGKITIEKIIKIVITVAEEKEKKKEITFDGLRAPVPAAELLESKIIDKDLFNKLNKGKKTVKEVSEMEHVHKALKGTNCIAGVVTDSTKETMSFYQAMKNDIMRQGPALIMLEAQAGTGYVVDPVQNQKYTVDEAVKAGVVGPELHEKLLSAERAVTGFKDPYTGKTVSLYQAMKKDLIPKEQGIRLLDAQMTTGGIIDPVKSHRISHDIACKRNYFDDEMKQVLSSPTDETKCFFDPNTKEKVTYSELFKRCVTDEKTGLQLLPLSDEAINAKEEPSYTEAQTKEAMTQATVEIDSGPFKGRKMTIWEIINSEYLTEEQRLDLLRQFRSGKITIERIIKIVVTIVDDKEAKKQEQSSFKGLRAPVPAVSLYDSKIIDKPTFELIQQGKTTPKQVTEKNPDINKYLKGSDSIAGICLELTKEKISIYQAMKKKLLRHTTGLSLLEAQAATGFIVDPVRNQCLSVDEAVKSGLVGPELHEKLLSAEKAVTGYKDPFTGSKISLFEAMQKDLILKEHAMPLLEAQMVSGGIIDPVNSHRVPDDVAYQKNIFSKAVAKTLSEPTDDNKAFSDPESDENATYRQLKNKCQRDPETGLYILPLSKPQSPTVVEKTYLYTEEQTESDLTDTQIDIPIEGLADKPLNLWDVMNSNMIPESERQKLMDEYRSGKITKERMIIIIIEIMEQREIIRNDSPLSYKTLRRRITIEELYNARIIDLETYNLLKQGKRNIRDIMEMTSVKQYLYGTGCVAGVTTDSSSKVSIYQAMKRGFLKQEVAMNLLEAQAATGFLVDPVKNETLTVDEAVRKGVVGPEIHDKLLSAERAVTGYKDPYSGKIISLFQAMKKDLVPEDYALKMLEAQTATGGIIDPEFQFHLPTDIAIQRGYINKETNEKLASEVKGFVDPVTDEKLPYSQLLKRCKLDGGLRLLSLGDKRLTFKGLRKQITMEELLRSQIIDQETVTQLNEGLISVEEVSERLSRYLEGTSCIAGVFLESTKERLSIYQAMKKNMIRPGTAFELLEAQAATAFVIDPIKNLKLTVSEAVRMGIVGPEFKDKLLSAERAVTGYRDPYSGNTISLFQAMKKGLILKDHGIRLLEAQIATGGIIDPEESHRVPVEIAYKRGFFDEEMNEILTDPSDDTKGFFDPNTEENLTYLGLMERCITDPDTGLVLLLLKDKKRERKTSSKTSVRKRRVVIVDPETGKEMTVYEAYRKGLIDHQTYLELAEQECEWEEITTTSSDGNVKSLIIDRRSGRQYDVDDALSRGLIDQKALETYRSGNLSITEFADMLSGNMGGFRSRSSSFGSTTGSTFSSSMSPIPSVKAPAIIWNDPSELTGPIAGILDIDTLEKVSVTEAIHRNLVDNITGQRLLEAQACTGGIIDPTSGERLSVTDAAEKGLVDKIVVDRLNLAQKAFNGFEDPRTKVKMSASQALKKGWLYYEAGQRFLEIQYLTGGLIEPDVEDRVTLDESIRKGTIDARTAQKLRDVSAYSKYLTCPKTKLKISFKDAMDRSMIEEGTSLRLLEASSQSSKGLYSPYNVSNSGSAYGSRSGSRTGSRTGSRRGSIDAGSGFSMNFSSSSFSSSSTGYNRRF